Part of the Devosia sp. SL43 genome, AAGGGGGACTTCATGTTTCAGAAGGTCCTCATCGCCAACCGTGGCGAAATCGCCCTGCGCATCCTGCGCGCCTGCAAGGAACTGGGCATCCAGACCGTTGCGGTGCATTCCACCGCCGACGCCAACGCCATGCATGTGCGCCTCGCCGACGAGAGCGTCTGCATCGGCCCGCCCGCGGCCAAGGACAGCTATCTCAATATTCCGTCGATCATGGCCGCCTGCGAGATCACCGGCGCTGATGCGGTCCATCCGGGCTACGGCTTCCTCTCGGAAAACGCCCGTTTTGCCAAGATTTTGACCGAGCACAAGGTGACCTTCATCGGTCCCTCCTCGCATCATATCGAGATCATGGGCGACAAGATCACGGCCAAGAAGACTGCTGTTGAGCTTGGAATTCCCGTGGTGCCCGGCTCGGCCGGCGCTGTCGAATCCGACGAAGAAGCGCTCAAGACCGCCAAGGAAATCGGCTATCCGGTCCTGATCAAGGCGACCGCCGGTGGCGGTGGCCGCGGCATGAAAGTGGCGCTCAACGAATCCGAAGTGCTTGTCGCCTGGTCGACGGCCCGCTCGGAGGCTAAGGCCGCCTTCGGCAACGACTCCGTCTACATGGAAAAGTATCTCGGCAAGCCGCGCCACATCGAAGTCCAGGTCATGGGCGATGGCCAAGGCAATGCCGTGCATTTGGGCGTGCGCGACTGCTCGCTGCAGCGTCGTCACCAGAAGGTTTGGGAAGAGGCCGGTGGCCCCACCATCAAGCCTGACGAGCGCGACAAGATCGGCGAGATCTGCGCCGCCGCCATGCGCAAGCTCAAATACTCCGGCGCCGGCACCGTCGAATTCCTCTACGAGGACGGCAATTTCTACTTCATCGAGATGAACACCCGCCTGCAGGTGGAGCATCCGGTCACCGAGCGCATCACCGGCATCGACATCGTCTATGAGCAGATCCGCGTTGCATCGGGCGAAAAGCTCTCGATGACGCAGGACAAGGTGCAGTTCTTCGGTCACGCCATCGAAGTGCGCATCAATGCCGAGGATCCGCAGACCTTCGCGCCCTCGCCGGGCACCATCACCTTCTACCACCCCGCTGGTGGCGTCGGTATCCGCGTCGATTCGGCGGTGTACCAGGGCTACAAGATCCCGCCCTACTACGACTCCCTGATCGGCAAGCTCATCGTCTACGGCCGCAACCGCGACGAATGCCTGCAGCGCCTGCGCCGTGCCGTGGACGAGTTCGTGATCGATGGCGTCAAGACCACGCTGCCGCTGTTCCAGCGCCTGATCAAAGAGCCGGATATTCTCAGCGGCAATTACGACATCCACTGGCTGGAGAAGTATCTGGCTGAGAACAAGGTCTGAGACATCGAGGGGCGCTTTTGCGCCCCTTTCCTTTCAGCCGGAATTGCCATGGCCCGCCGCCAAGATCCCTTCGACATCGAGATCACGCCCGAACTGATTATCCGCGCCTATCGTGCCGGCATCTTTCCGATGTCGGAGGATGCCGAGGATGAGGACCTGTTCTGGGTCAGTCCGGAAATGCGTGGCATCATTCCGCTCGATGGCTTTCGTCTGTCCACCAGCCTGCGCAAGGCAATCCGCAAGTCGGGGTTTACGGTCAAGGTCGATACAGATTTCGAGGCCATCATCGACGGTTGCGCGCAACCAGACCAGGGCCGCGAGACCACCTGGATCAATCGCACCATCCGCAACGTCTATGGCGAGCTGTTCCAGCGTGGAGTGGCGCATACGGTGGAAGTATGGGACGGCGCGGAGCTGGTCGGCGGGCTCTATGGGCTTGCCATCGGCGGCGCGTTTTTTGGCGAGTCGATGTTTCACCGCCGCACCAATGCCAGCAAGATGGCCATGGCCCATCTGGTGGAGCGGCTCAACGCGGGTGGGTTCGTTCTGTTGGATACGCAGTTCGTCACCGACCATCTAGCGTCGCTCGGCGGCGTCGAAATCCCGCGCAGCGACTACGAGGAGCGCCTTGCCGCAGCGCTCCTCGTGAATGGCGACTGGAACGCCTGGGACCAAGCCGCTACTTAACGCGGAAGGCGATTTCCGTTACCGGATGACCCGAAGGGTCCTCGCCAGGATCCTTGTGGTAGATTTCGAGGCGGGTGGCTCCGACAAAGTTGTCGCCTTCGACCTTGCCGGCGAACTCATAGCCTTGGGCCCTCGCCCATTCGTCGAGCTTCATGTTCGCATCGTGCAGCTCGTGATAGGGCACAGTCGCGGTGATCGAAGCGTATTTTCCGCCAGGAATGGCGCCAGTGGTGAAGCGCCCGTCAGCCGGCAAAACGGTAGTCGTCGGCATGCCGGCCTGCATTTCCATCCTGCCACCGGGGAAGAAGCTCACATAGTTGAAGTATGGTGGGCCAGCGAGTTCGCCGCCCTTGCTCTTTACCCACGCGATGACATCATCGATCAGCGGCGGAGCCTGTTCCGATATCTCCGGCTGAGTGAGCGTCAGCAGGATGGCAGCGTAAGGTTGGTCGGCTCGTTCGACAATCTTGGGTTCAGTTAGCATGTTTTGTACTCCTCAGATGGCTCCACCCTGCCCCAAATCAGAGCGTTGGACTTGATCGCGCTTGCTAGTCGATCAACGCCCCACCTGTGGCATTGGCAAAAGTGGCCGTCATGCCGGCAGCCAGGTCACTTGACAGCAGTGTCACCGCATCGGCCACCTGTGCCAAGGCTGTGACCCGGCCCAGTGGAACACCGCTCCCCCACTCCTCGGACAATTCCTTGAATGTCTTACCCACGGCCTCAGCATGCTGCATCCAGGCATCGCGCACGCCAGGCGCATCAGGCGATCCCGGTGACCGAACCCAGCAAACGCGGACGCCCTTGTGGCCTACTTCTTGTCCGAGCTGACGCAGGAAGTTCTCGACGGCCGCGCAAGCGATACCAAAACCGCCGACATTGGCCATGGTAACCCGCCCGACATTGGCGGTGATGCCCACGATCACGCCGCCCGCGTGCTGGGCCATGTGGTCAGCCACGATAGTCCCGGTATGAAACCAGGTCCGCATCCCGCCGAGGATCGGCGCCATGACGGCGTCATAGCCCATCTCGGACATGTGGCTGCCCTGCACATCGTCCCAGTAGATGCCGTTGAACATGATCTGGACCGGCCCCAGTCGACCGGTCACCTCGTCGAGGTGCGCTGCGATCGAGGCGGGGTCGCGGGCATCGACCAGGGTGACATCGACCTTACCGCCGACGGCCCGAATCTCCTCGGCGACCGCATCGAGCGGTGCTCGGTTGCGCGCCGCCAGCACCACATGCGCGCCCTCGCGTGCATAGGCTCTGGCCACCGCTCCACCAACCGCACCGCTGCCACCATAGATGAGCGCGGTCTTGTTCTTGAGCAACATCAACATCCTCCAAGCTGTTTCGCCGCCAAGGACGCGGCGTGGCCCCTGGCACCGACATTGGCGCAAAAGAAAAGGCCCGCCAATGGCGGGCCTTCCTGATTTTTGACCGATAAGATCAGTGGTTGTCGCGCGGCACGCCATTGGTCTGGGCGATGCGCTGGTACTTCTCGGCCGGCTTGAGAATGGCGCCATCGCCGAGCTGGCCGACGATGCCGCGCTGGATTTCCTGCCACGGGGTCTGGTGCTTGGGGAACTTGTAGCCGCCCATCGATTCCAGATCAGCGCGACGGGTCGCGATTTCCTCATCCGAGATCAGGATATTGGCCTGGCCCTTGTTGAGATCGATCCGCACCATGTCACCCGTGCGCAGGATGGCAAGGTTGCCACCGGCAGCCGCTTCCGGAGACGCATTGAGAATCGAAGGCGAACCCGACGTGCCCGATTGGCGACCATCGCCGATACAGGCCAGGGCATGAATGCCCTTCTTGATGAGGTAGGCCGGCGGCCGCATGTTGACCACCTCAGCCGCGCCCGGATAGCCGATGGGGCCGGCACCGCGCATGAACAGCAGCGTGTTTTCGTCGATTTCCAGGGACGGGTCGTCGATGCGATGGTGATAATCCTCCGGACCGTCGAACACCACTGCCTTGCCCTCGAACATGCCCGGATGCTCGGGATTGTTGAGGTAGCGATCGCGGAACTCGGTCGAGATCACTGATGTCTTCATGATGGCGTTGTCGAACAGGTTGCCGCGCAGCACGAGGAACCCGGCCTCGGTCTTGAGCGGGTTATCGAAGTGGCGGATGACCTTGTCGTCCTGAATCGTCGTGTTCCGGCAATTCTCGCCAATGGTCTTGCCGTTGACGGTGGGCGCGTTCTCGCGGATCAGGCCCTGCGTCATCAGCTCGTTGACGACAGCCGGCACACCGCCGGCATGGTAATAGTCCTCGCCCAGATACTCACCGGCCGGCTGCAGGTTCACCAGCAGCGGCACCTTGTGGCCATAGGTCTGGAAATCCTGCAGTTCCAGCTCGACGCCAATATGCTTGGCGATGGCCTGGATATGGATCGGCGCATTGGTCGAACCACCGATCGCCGAATTGACGACGATGGTATTGATGAAGTTGTCCTTGGTCAGGATGTCGGACGGCTTGAGATCTTCGTGGACCATATCGACGATGCGCTTGCCCGTGCGATAGGCCATTTCCTGGCGGTCGCGATAGGGTGCAGGAATCGCGGCCGAACCGGGCAACTGCATGCCCAGCGACTCGGCCAGCGAGTTCATGGTCGAGGCC contains:
- the accC gene encoding acetyl-CoA carboxylase biotin carboxylase subunit, whose amino-acid sequence is MFQKVLIANRGEIALRILRACKELGIQTVAVHSTADANAMHVRLADESVCIGPPAAKDSYLNIPSIMAACEITGADAVHPGYGFLSENARFAKILTEHKVTFIGPSSHHIEIMGDKITAKKTAVELGIPVVPGSAGAVESDEEALKTAKEIGYPVLIKATAGGGGRGMKVALNESEVLVAWSTARSEAKAAFGNDSVYMEKYLGKPRHIEVQVMGDGQGNAVHLGVRDCSLQRRHQKVWEEAGGPTIKPDERDKIGEICAAAMRKLKYSGAGTVEFLYEDGNFYFIEMNTRLQVEHPVTERITGIDIVYEQIRVASGEKLSMTQDKVQFFGHAIEVRINAEDPQTFAPSPGTITFYHPAGGVGIRVDSAVYQGYKIPPYYDSLIGKLIVYGRNRDECLQRLRRAVDEFVIDGVKTTLPLFQRLIKEPDILSGNYDIHWLEKYLAENKV
- the aat gene encoding leucyl/phenylalanyl-tRNA--protein transferase — translated: MARRQDPFDIEITPELIIRAYRAGIFPMSEDAEDEDLFWVSPEMRGIIPLDGFRLSTSLRKAIRKSGFTVKVDTDFEAIIDGCAQPDQGRETTWINRTIRNVYGELFQRGVAHTVEVWDGAELVGGLYGLAIGGAFFGESMFHRRTNASKMAMAHLVERLNAGGFVLLDTQFVTDHLASLGGVEIPRSDYEERLAAALLVNGDWNAWDQAAT
- a CDS encoding GyrI-like domain-containing protein; this translates as MLTEPKIVERADQPYAAILLTLTQPEISEQAPPLIDDVIAWVKSKGGELAGPPYFNYVSFFPGGRMEMQAGMPTTTVLPADGRFTTGAIPGGKYASITATVPYHELHDANMKLDEWARAQGYEFAGKVEGDNFVGATRLEIYHKDPGEDPSGHPVTEIAFRVK
- a CDS encoding SDR family NAD(P)-dependent oxidoreductase, which gives rise to MLLKNKTALIYGGSGAVGGAVARAYAREGAHVVLAARNRAPLDAVAEEIRAVGGKVDVTLVDARDPASIAAHLDEVTGRLGPVQIMFNGIYWDDVQGSHMSEMGYDAVMAPILGGMRTWFHTGTIVADHMAQHAGGVIVGITANVGRVTMANVGGFGIACAAVENFLRQLGQEVGHKGVRVCWVRSPGSPDAPGVRDAWMQHAEAVGKTFKELSEEWGSGVPLGRVTALAQVADAVTLLSSDLAAGMTATFANATGGALID
- a CDS encoding IlvD/Edd family dehydratase → MTAGNGGSAPKKLRSRAWFDNPDNPDMTALYLERYMNFGVSREELQSDKPIIGIAQTGSDLSPCNRHHIVLAERVREGIREAGGIAIEFPVHPIQETGKRPTAGLDRNLAYLGLVEVLYGYPLDGVVLTIGCDKTTPAMLMGAATVNIPAIALSVGPMLNGWHKGERTGSGTIVWKARQMMAAGEIDYAQFIELVASSAPSTGYCNTMGTASTMNSLAESLGMQLPGSAAIPAPYRDRQEMAYRTGKRIVDMVHEDLKPSDILTKDNFINTIVVNSAIGGSTNAPIHIQAIAKHIGVELELQDFQTYGHKVPLLVNLQPAGEYLGEDYYHAGGVPAVVNELMTQGLIRENAPTVNGKTIGENCRNTTIQDDKVIRHFDNPLKTEAGFLVLRGNLFDNAIMKTSVISTEFRDRYLNNPEHPGMFEGKAVVFDGPEDYHHRIDDPSLEIDENTLLFMRGAGPIGYPGAAEVVNMRPPAYLIKKGIHALACIGDGRQSGTSGSPSILNASPEAAAGGNLAILRTGDMVRIDLNKGQANILISDEEIATRRADLESMGGYKFPKHQTPWQEIQRGIVGQLGDGAILKPAEKYQRIAQTNGVPRDNH